A DNA window from Ipomoea triloba cultivar NCNSP0323 chromosome 10, ASM357664v1 contains the following coding sequences:
- the LOC116032541 gene encoding phosphoglycerate mutase-like protein AT74H, with translation MTGLFSTLLPPSPSPVVCRKPYSPTCVRCCDDATAGVNIKPPDYNGFPEKKLKHPATLKPPRPRRIILVRHGESQGNVDESVYTRVADPKVGLTDQGVAEAEECGRRIREMIEKDEAEDWKVYFYVSPYRRGLETLRNLAKAFERSRIAGVREEPRLREQDFGNFQDKEQMKIEKAVRKRYGRFFYRFPNGESAADVYDRITGFRETLRNDIDIGRFQPPGEQSPNMNLIMVSHGLTLRVFLMRWYKWTVEQFEGLHNIGNGNMVVMERGYGGRYSLLMHHTKEELIKFGLTDKMLIDQEWQKIAKPGELNYDCLITGPSYFTHFDDDNEN, from the exons ATGACCGGCCTTTTCTCAACACTCCTCCCACCCTCCCCGTCTCCGGTGGTGTGCCGGAAACCGTACAGTCCAACTTGTGTCCGGTGCTGCGACGACGCCACCGCTGGCGTAAACATCAAACCTCCAGACTACAACGGTTTCCCGGAAAAGAAGCTCAAGCATCCTGCGACTCTGAAGCCGCCTAGGCCGCGTAGAATCATCCTCGTACGACACGGAGAGAGCCAGGGAAATGTGGACGAGAGCGTGTACACGCGAGTAGCCGACCCGAAAGTGGGGTTAACGGATCAGGGCGTGGCTGAAGCAGAGGAATGTGGGAGGAGAATTAGAGAAATGATCGAGAAAGACGAGGCAGAGGATTGGAAAGTGTACTTTTATGTGTCCCCTTATAGAAGAGGACTCGAAACTCTCAGGAATTTGGCTAAGGCATTCGAGCGTTCAAGAATTGCAGGCGTCAGAGAAGAACCTCGTTTAAGAGAGCAAGATTTTG GGAATTTTCAAGACAAAGAGCAGATGAAGATTGAGAAGGCGGTTCGAAAACGATACGGCCGGTTTTTCTACAGGTTTCCCAATGGGGAATCAGCAGCTGATGTCTATGATAGAATTACAG GGTTCAGGGAAACACTTAGGAATGACATAGACATAGGGAGATTTCAGCCACCTGGTGAGCAGAGCCCAAATATGAACTTAATCATGGTATCACATGGTCTAACCTTGAGAGTTTTCTTGATGAGATGGTACAAGTGGACTGTTGAACAGTTTGAAGGACTTCACAATATTGGCAATGGCAATATGGTTGTCATGGAAAGAGGTTATGGTGGAAG GTACAGTCTGCTAATGCACCACACCAAAGAGGAGTTGATCAAGTTCGGATTAACCGACAAAATGCTAATTGATCAAGAATG GCAAAAGATAGCGAAGCCGGGAGAGCTAAATTATGATTGCCTGATTACTGGACCATCCTACTTCACTCACTTTGATGATGACAATGAGAATTGA
- the LOC116032540 gene encoding BTB/POZ domain-containing protein At1g63850, which produces MSSPSNFKIRYSPTAAALPHVADSLAAAASVVYSGSNAVANHDAFSSSFSKFNSALTAGLLNPMSPPPSDDKARASPTLFEMMASEPDRVPKTSPQIPNGFVSTLNQRPNSLVIQDKQALLQQRLSDLLACRSPGNQFNDSSSSDVKLTLSSKDGLSVSMNVHSQILVAHSRFFALKLPEKWAKQPRNSGPYIVEIADCDDIEVYIETLRLMYCKDLKKKLIKEDVPKVLGILKVSAAIGFNAGVLSCLEYLEAAPWAEDEEEKVASLLSELHLEGIGAGEVLKRVSLDAVAGTEDGDGNEEVLLKLLHVVLEGKDEKARREMKGLVSKMLRENSSQNDLRKESLYSACDACLQLLCDCFLRAAGGDLEDISQIARQADNLHWLLDILIDRQVAEDFLRTWASQSELSEAHCRVPAVHRYEVSRVTARLFVGIGKGQLLASKDLRCLLLQTWLTPFYEDFGWMRRATKGLDKHLIEDGLSSTILTLPMALQQEILMSWFNRFLNSGDDCPNIQRGFEIWWRRAFWRRNSEQPEQLRQMRIVTATIENS; this is translated from the exons ATGTCGTCGCCGTCCAATTTCAAGATCCGGTACTCCCCCACCGCAGCGGCATTGCCCCACGTCGCCGACTccctcgccgccgccgcctccgtCGTCTACAGCGGCTCCAACGCCGTCGCCAACCACGACGCCTTCTCTTCGTCTTTCAGCAAATTCAACTCCGCCCTCACCGCCGGCCTCCTCAACCCAATGTCGCCACCGCCCTCCGACGACAAGGCCCGCGCCAGCCCTACCTTGTTCGAGATGATGGCTAGCGAGCCCGATCGTGTCCCCAAAACGTCTCCCCAGATTCCCAACGGCTTCGTCTCCACCCTAAACCAGCGGCCTAATTCTCTCGTAATCCAAGACAAGCAGGCATTGCTGCAACAGCGGCTTTCGGATCTTCTGGCGTGTCGGAGCCCCGGAAATCAGTTCAATGACTCGTCTTCCAGTGACGTCAAGTTAACATTGAGCTCCAAGGATGGCCTGAGCGTTTCCATGAATGTCCACAGCCAGATCTTGGTGGCTCATAGTCGGTTTTTTGCCCTAAAATTACCGGAAAAATGGGCTAAGCAACCGAGGAATTCGGGTCCATACATTGTGGAGATTGCTGATTGTGATGACATTGAGGTTTACATAGAGACTCTGAGGCTAATGTATTGCAAGGATTTAAAGAAGAAGCTCATTAAAGAAGATGTCCCTAAAGTTCTAGGAATCTTAAAG GTTTCTGCAGCAATTGGGTTTAATGCTGGAGTTCTATCATGTTTGGAGTACTTAGAAGCTGCTCCCTGGGCGGAGGACGAGGAAGAAAAAGTAGCGTCGCTCTTATCTGAGCTTCACCTCGAAGGGATTGGTGCAGGGGAAGTCTTAAAGAGGGTGTCGCTTGATGCTGTGGCTGGGACAGAGGATGGAGATGGCAATGAGGAGGTTCTTCTCAAGTTATTGCATGTGGTTCTCGAAGGGAAAGATGAGAAAGCAAGGCGGGAGATGAAAGGGTTAGTGTCAAAAATGCTACGCGAGAATTCATCTCAAAATGACTTGAGGAAGGAGTCACTTTATTCGGCTTGTGATGCATGCTTGCAATTGCTCTGCGACTGTTTTCTTCGGGCAGCTGGGGGAGACCTTGAAGATATCAGCCAGATTGCTCGGCAGGCTGATAATTTGCACTGGCTTTTGGATATTTTGATCGATAGACAGGTTGCTGAAGACTTTTTGAGGACTTGGGCTTCGCAGTCTGAATTGTCCGAGGCACATTGTAGAGTGCCGGCTGTTCACAGATACGAGGTTAGCAGGGTAACGGCCAGGCTGTTTGTCGGGATTGGGAAAGGGCAACTGTTAGCTTCCAAGGACTTGAGGTGCTTGTTATTGCAGACATGGTTGACGCCATTCTATGAGGATTTCGGATGGATGAGGAGGGCAACGAAAGGCCTTGACAAGCATTTAATCGAGGATGGTCTGAGCAGTACTATTCTAACACTGCCTATGGCCTTGCAACAGGAAATTTTAATGTCGTGGTTTAATCGGTTTTTGAACTCCGGTGATGACTGCCCAAATATTCAGAGGGGATTCGAGATTTGGTGGAGAAGGGCGTTCTGGAGGCGGAATAGTGAGCAGCCCGAGCAGCTGCGCCAAATGCGCATTGTGACTGCAACAATTGAGAACTCTTGA